In Solenopsis invicta isolate M01_SB chromosome 1, UNIL_Sinv_3.0, whole genome shotgun sequence, one genomic interval encodes:
- the LOC105208041 gene encoding hyaluronan mediated motility receptor isoform X1 yields MSFSKARIQRFNELGSDAPPPGAYDPKFDTKVKGLVIEKSDRFLDSKSTSSAECSIASTKSNTMTPIFRMPQPPSKRVTKSTTGSIYPKLKTQQPLIKIQSIQYESNQELADLQVECLNKDKTIQEHEKHIEDMKDEIRKLEIEIEELRKKQNEIETQHQKDIETMAKLHQDVLNNDNDKYQTEMQRLRLQLLEMTKEKEQEISTRKIMEMELRNRVNELSKGMATLEAELHAKKEETRAEVEVLEDHIRELSNKLETMKQNRDIEILALQKEKYQLDVCITNLTEDQSILKSALEIKQDEISKLENQLYTLQYESHKLKTQCEELDNNYANKISDFTNKHEEEIKCLKNDFEKEKQEFLVQNEAYKTHALKMETKANKMEQTNCSLVEELKHLQNIHKDVTQRLQEAQNELKLSNERHTIMIEKYKKDLNDMKKKHTENTLRLEKLLEDAADEYIKELENVKKMKNEEIEELKQTSAKKLEEETERIMKHAQKIIEEAEADKRDALIACHTEGKEQVKKTIDECDAKVSRLHVNAMVEEARNTVEEEMRLADDRYKACLLRMEVERAALDEKLSQRDDEITKLSTTLEELRSSVETQASFSQSLQAELDKAESELADKKQELRSLKDHIRTEAAEMVARKKRFELIMAENQASVAALTNRLAQSNAEVERLQYEVKRGEDNIREHKELLNAMRNNSQIVHEQVHSFMKELDTHRHLVDQHQSGNLSQFDSIKSVFEAKIESLKQKTGKEIARLEDDAKLKSILNNQLRTQLEEMSMSINEAQNALLVLEEQNDAREIDISRMELENNKLLQKLNCHEEALKESKQLLEDQAMEHKIIVDKANSRIEELSEKIKQFEKIEKNTKEITLLLEQERNKWKSAENELMQQLKEERIRREEAEEEVKKFITLNEVLKKDYKEIVEKYADVIGHQNPKQRIKHVIRLKDKNYELEQELLNKTRLVEQQQKTIEKLKAEEKRSHWKGKENVGMVHSTPISSPHKTLTPLKDRND; encoded by the exons GCGATGCACCACCACCAGGCGCATATGATCCAAAATTCGACACTAAAGTGAAAGGACTTGTTATTGAGAAGTctgatagatttttagatagtaAGAGTACAAGTAGCGCAGAATGCTCGATCGCGTCAACAAAGAGCAATACAATGACTCCCATTTTCCGTATG CCCCAACCGCCATCGAAGCGAGTCACAAAATCAACGACAGGGTCAATTTATCCTAAATTGAAAACTCAGCAACccttaataaaaattcaaagcaTACAATATGAATCCAATCAAGAACTAGCAGATCTTCAAGTAGAATgtttaaacaaagataaaactaTACAGGAACATGAGAAGCATATCGAAGATATGAAAGACGAGATACGGAAATTAGAAATCGAAATAGAGGAATTGCGCAAGAaacaaaatgaaatagaaaCGCAACACCAGAAAGATATAGAAACAATG gcTAAGTTGCATCAAGATGTactaaataatgataatgataaatatCAGACAGAAATGCAGAGGCTTCGTTTGCAATTATTAGAAATGACCAAggaaaaagaacaagaaatttCAACGCGAAAAATAATGGAAATGGAACTTAGAAATCGTGTGAACGAACTATCAAAAGGAATGGCAACATTGGAAGCTGAATTGCATGCTAAGAAAGAGGAGACCAGAGCAgag GTTGAAGTTCTTGAAGATCATATTAGAGAATTGTCAAACAAATTGGAAACAATGAAACAAAATCGCGATATTGAAATACtagcattacaaaaagaaaaatatcaacttGATGTCTGTATTACTAATTTAACTGAAGATCAATCTATTCTTAAATCTGCTTTGGAAATAAAGCAGGATGAAATTTCAAAACTTGAAAATCAGTTATATACTCTGCAATACGAATCACATAAACTTAAAACACAATGTGAAGAGCTTGATAACAATTACGCTAATAAGATTTCCGATTTCACTAATAAACacgaggaagaaattaaatgtttaaaaaatgattttgaaaaagaaaaacaagaatttttagtacaaaatgaagCTTATAAGACACATGCATTAAAAATGGAAACCAAGGCAAATAAAATGGAACAAACAAACTGTTCTCTTGTGGAAGAATTGAAGCATCttcaaaatattcataaagAC GTAACTCAACGTTTGCAAGAAGCTCAAAATGAACTAAAGCTTTCAAATGAGAGGCATACCATTatgatagaaaaatataaaaaggacCTGAAtgacatgaaaaaaaaacatactgAAAACACATTAAGATTGGAGAAATTATTAGAAGATGCCGCAGATGAATATATAAAAGAACTGGAAAAT gTTAAGAAGatgaaaaatgaagaaatagaGGAATTAAAACAAACTTCCGCTAAAAAACTTGAAGAGGAAACTGAACGGATAATGAAACATGCTCAGAAAATTATCGAAGAAGCTGAGGCTGATAAACGAGATGCACTAATAGCATGTCACACTGAGGGCAAGGAACAGGTGAAAAAAACGATTGATGAATGCGACGCTAAAGTAAGCAGATTACAC GTCAATGCTATGGTCGAAGAGGCGCGAAATACTGTAGAAGAAGAGATGCGACTTGCTGATGATAGATACAAAGCATGTTTGCTTCGTATGGAAGTAGAACGTGCTGCATTAGATGAAAAACTTTCGCAAAGAGATGATGAAATCACTAAACTTTCCACGACACTTGAGGAGTTAAGATCATCCGTGGAAACACAG gCAAGTTTTAGTCAAAGTTTGCAAGCTGAATTGGATAAAGCAGAAAGCGAATTGGCAGACAAAAAACAAGAATTGAGATCTTTAAAAGATCACATTAGAACAGAAGCGGCCGAAATGGTTGCTAGAAAGAAAAG attTGAGTTAATAATGGCTGAAAATCAAGCATCCGTTGCTGCGCTTACTAATCGGTTGGCTCAAAGCAACGCTGAAGTGGAAAGATTACAATATGAAGTTAAACGCGGTGAAGATAACATACGCGAACATAAGGAATTGCTTAATGCGATGCGTAATAACTCACAAATAGTGCACGAACAAGTTCATTCTTTCATGAAAGAGTTAGATACCCATAGACATCTAGTAGATCAGCATCAATCTGGTAATTTATCTCAATTTGATTCGATAAAATCTGTCTTTGAGGCAAAAATTGAAAGTTTAAAACAGAAAACTGGGAAAGAAATTGCAAGACTTGAGGATGATGCTAAACTTAAATCTATATTAAACAATCAG TTGAGAACACAGCTTGAGGAAATGTCTATGAGTATCAATGAAGCGCAAAATGCGTTACTTGTATTAGAAGAACAAAATGACGCTAGAGAGATCGACATTTCACGAATGGAGctagaaaataataaacttttacagAAATTAAACTGTCATGAAGAAGCgttaaaagaaagtaaacaaTTACTTGAAGATCAAGCGATGgaacataaaattattgtagaCAAA GCAAATTCTAGAATAGAAGagctttctgaaaaaattaaacaatttgaaaaaatagaaaaaaatacaaag GAAATCACTTTATTATTAGAGCAAGAACGAAACAAATGGAAATCTGCGGAAAATGAACTTATGCAGCAGCTTAAAGAAGAAAGAATACGACGAGAAGAAGCTGAAGA gGAGGTCAAGAAATTTATAACGTTGAATGAAGTTCTTAAGAAGGATTATaaagaaattgttgaaaaatatgcTGATGTAATCGGTCATCAGAATCCTAAGCAAAGAATCAAACATGTGATTCGGCTTAAAGATAAGAACTACGAATTGGAACAG gaATTGTTAAACAAGACCAGATTAGTGGAGCAACAACAAAAAACCATAGAAAAATTGAAAGCGGAAGAAAAGCGATCTCACTGGAAAGGCAAGGAAAATGTAGGAATGGTACATTCCACTCCTATTTCTTCTCCACATAAAACATTGACGCCATTAAAAGATCGAAATGATTAA
- the LOC105208041 gene encoding hyaluronan mediated motility receptor isoform X2 gives MSFSKARIQRFNELGSDAPPPGAYDPKFDTKVKGLVIEKSDRFLDSKSTSSAECSIASTKSNTMTPIFRMPQPPSKRVTKSTTGSIYPKLKTQQPLIKIQSIQYESNQELADLQVECLNKDKTIQEHEKHIEDMKDEIRKLEIEIEELRKKQNEIETQHQKDIETMAKLHQDVLNNDNDKYQTEMQRLRLQLLEMTKEKEQEISTRKIMEMELRNRVNELSKGMATLEAELHAKKEETRAEVEVLEDHIRELSNKLETMKQNRDIEILALQKEKYQLDVCITNLTEDQSILKSALEIKQDEISKLENQLYTLQYESHKLKTQCEELDNNYANKISDFTNKHEEEIKCLKNDFEKEKQEFLVQNEAYKTHALKMETKANKMEQTNCSLVEELKHLQNIHKDVTQRLQEAQNELKLSNERHTIMIEKYKKDLNDMKKKHTENTLRLEKLLEDAADEYIKELENVKKMKNEEIEELKQTSAKKLEEETERIMKHAQKIIEEAEADKRDALIACHTEGKEQVKKTIDECDAKVNAMVEEARNTVEEEMRLADDRYKACLLRMEVERAALDEKLSQRDDEITKLSTTLEELRSSVETQASFSQSLQAELDKAESELADKKQELRSLKDHIRTEAAEMVARKKRFELIMAENQASVAALTNRLAQSNAEVERLQYEVKRGEDNIREHKELLNAMRNNSQIVHEQVHSFMKELDTHRHLVDQHQSGNLSQFDSIKSVFEAKIESLKQKTGKEIARLEDDAKLKSILNNQLRTQLEEMSMSINEAQNALLVLEEQNDAREIDISRMELENNKLLQKLNCHEEALKESKQLLEDQAMEHKIIVDKANSRIEELSEKIKQFEKIEKNTKEITLLLEQERNKWKSAENELMQQLKEERIRREEAEEEVKKFITLNEVLKKDYKEIVEKYADVIGHQNPKQRIKHVIRLKDKNYELEQELLNKTRLVEQQQKTIEKLKAEEKRSHWKGKENVGMVHSTPISSPHKTLTPLKDRND, from the exons GCGATGCACCACCACCAGGCGCATATGATCCAAAATTCGACACTAAAGTGAAAGGACTTGTTATTGAGAAGTctgatagatttttagatagtaAGAGTACAAGTAGCGCAGAATGCTCGATCGCGTCAACAAAGAGCAATACAATGACTCCCATTTTCCGTATG CCCCAACCGCCATCGAAGCGAGTCACAAAATCAACGACAGGGTCAATTTATCCTAAATTGAAAACTCAGCAACccttaataaaaattcaaagcaTACAATATGAATCCAATCAAGAACTAGCAGATCTTCAAGTAGAATgtttaaacaaagataaaactaTACAGGAACATGAGAAGCATATCGAAGATATGAAAGACGAGATACGGAAATTAGAAATCGAAATAGAGGAATTGCGCAAGAaacaaaatgaaatagaaaCGCAACACCAGAAAGATATAGAAACAATG gcTAAGTTGCATCAAGATGTactaaataatgataatgataaatatCAGACAGAAATGCAGAGGCTTCGTTTGCAATTATTAGAAATGACCAAggaaaaagaacaagaaatttCAACGCGAAAAATAATGGAAATGGAACTTAGAAATCGTGTGAACGAACTATCAAAAGGAATGGCAACATTGGAAGCTGAATTGCATGCTAAGAAAGAGGAGACCAGAGCAgag GTTGAAGTTCTTGAAGATCATATTAGAGAATTGTCAAACAAATTGGAAACAATGAAACAAAATCGCGATATTGAAATACtagcattacaaaaagaaaaatatcaacttGATGTCTGTATTACTAATTTAACTGAAGATCAATCTATTCTTAAATCTGCTTTGGAAATAAAGCAGGATGAAATTTCAAAACTTGAAAATCAGTTATATACTCTGCAATACGAATCACATAAACTTAAAACACAATGTGAAGAGCTTGATAACAATTACGCTAATAAGATTTCCGATTTCACTAATAAACacgaggaagaaattaaatgtttaaaaaatgattttgaaaaagaaaaacaagaatttttagtacaaaatgaagCTTATAAGACACATGCATTAAAAATGGAAACCAAGGCAAATAAAATGGAACAAACAAACTGTTCTCTTGTGGAAGAATTGAAGCATCttcaaaatattcataaagAC GTAACTCAACGTTTGCAAGAAGCTCAAAATGAACTAAAGCTTTCAAATGAGAGGCATACCATTatgatagaaaaatataaaaaggacCTGAAtgacatgaaaaaaaaacatactgAAAACACATTAAGATTGGAGAAATTATTAGAAGATGCCGCAGATGAATATATAAAAGAACTGGAAAAT gTTAAGAAGatgaaaaatgaagaaatagaGGAATTAAAACAAACTTCCGCTAAAAAACTTGAAGAGGAAACTGAACGGATAATGAAACATGCTCAGAAAATTATCGAAGAAGCTGAGGCTGATAAACGAGATGCACTAATAGCATGTCACACTGAGGGCAAGGAACAGGTGAAAAAAACGATTGATGAATGCGACGCTAAA GTCAATGCTATGGTCGAAGAGGCGCGAAATACTGTAGAAGAAGAGATGCGACTTGCTGATGATAGATACAAAGCATGTTTGCTTCGTATGGAAGTAGAACGTGCTGCATTAGATGAAAAACTTTCGCAAAGAGATGATGAAATCACTAAACTTTCCACGACACTTGAGGAGTTAAGATCATCCGTGGAAACACAG gCAAGTTTTAGTCAAAGTTTGCAAGCTGAATTGGATAAAGCAGAAAGCGAATTGGCAGACAAAAAACAAGAATTGAGATCTTTAAAAGATCACATTAGAACAGAAGCGGCCGAAATGGTTGCTAGAAAGAAAAG attTGAGTTAATAATGGCTGAAAATCAAGCATCCGTTGCTGCGCTTACTAATCGGTTGGCTCAAAGCAACGCTGAAGTGGAAAGATTACAATATGAAGTTAAACGCGGTGAAGATAACATACGCGAACATAAGGAATTGCTTAATGCGATGCGTAATAACTCACAAATAGTGCACGAACAAGTTCATTCTTTCATGAAAGAGTTAGATACCCATAGACATCTAGTAGATCAGCATCAATCTGGTAATTTATCTCAATTTGATTCGATAAAATCTGTCTTTGAGGCAAAAATTGAAAGTTTAAAACAGAAAACTGGGAAAGAAATTGCAAGACTTGAGGATGATGCTAAACTTAAATCTATATTAAACAATCAG TTGAGAACACAGCTTGAGGAAATGTCTATGAGTATCAATGAAGCGCAAAATGCGTTACTTGTATTAGAAGAACAAAATGACGCTAGAGAGATCGACATTTCACGAATGGAGctagaaaataataaacttttacagAAATTAAACTGTCATGAAGAAGCgttaaaagaaagtaaacaaTTACTTGAAGATCAAGCGATGgaacataaaattattgtagaCAAA GCAAATTCTAGAATAGAAGagctttctgaaaaaattaaacaatttgaaaaaatagaaaaaaatacaaag GAAATCACTTTATTATTAGAGCAAGAACGAAACAAATGGAAATCTGCGGAAAATGAACTTATGCAGCAGCTTAAAGAAGAAAGAATACGACGAGAAGAAGCTGAAGA gGAGGTCAAGAAATTTATAACGTTGAATGAAGTTCTTAAGAAGGATTATaaagaaattgttgaaaaatatgcTGATGTAATCGGTCATCAGAATCCTAAGCAAAGAATCAAACATGTGATTCGGCTTAAAGATAAGAACTACGAATTGGAACAG gaATTGTTAAACAAGACCAGATTAGTGGAGCAACAACAAAAAACCATAGAAAAATTGAAAGCGGAAGAAAAGCGATCTCACTGGAAAGGCAAGGAAAATGTAGGAATGGTACATTCCACTCCTATTTCTTCTCCACATAAAACATTGACGCCATTAAAAGATCGAAATGATTAA